One window from the genome of Macaca fascicularis isolate 582-1 chromosome 7, T2T-MFA8v1.1 encodes:
- the LTB4R gene encoding leukotriene B4 receptor 1, translating to MNTTSPAASPSLGVGFIVLLAIILLSVALAVGLPGNSFVVWSILKRMKKRSVTALLVLNLALADLAVLLTAPFFLHFLAQGTWSFGLAGCRLCHYVCGVSMYASVLLITAMSLDRSLAVARPFVSQKLRTKAMALRVLAGIWVVSFLLATPVLVYRTVVALKTNMSLCYPKYPSKEHEAFHLIFEALTGFLLPFLAVVASYSDIGRRLQARRFRRSRRTGRLVVLIILAFAAFWLPYHVVNLAEAARALAGQASGSGLVGQRLKLARSVLIALAFLSSSVNPVLYACAGGGLLRSAGVGFVAKLLEGTGSEASSTRRGGSLGQTVRGGPAAQEPGPSESLTASSPLELNELN from the coding sequence ATGAACACTACATCTCCTGCAGCATCCCCCTCACTAGGTGTAGGGTTCATCGTTCTGTTGGCTATCATCCTGCTGTCAGTGGCGCTGGCTGTGGGGCTTCCCGGCAACAGCTTTGTGGTGTGGAGCATCTTGAAAAGGATGAAGAAGCGCTCTGTCACTGCCCTGTTGGTGCTGAACCTGGCCCTGGCCGACCTGGCCGTATTGCTCACTGCTCCCTTTTTCCTTCACTTCCTGGCCCAAGGCACCTGGAGTTTTGGATTGGCTGGTTGTCGCCTGTGCCACTATGTCTGTGGAGTCAGCATGTACGCCAGTGTCCTGCTTATCACAGCCATGAGTCTAGACCGCTCACTGGCAGTGGCCCGCCCCTTTGTATCCCAGAAGCTACGCACCAAGGCAATGGCCCTGCGGGTGCTGGCAGGCATCTGGGTGGTGTCCTTTCTGCTGGCCACACCCGTCCTCGTGTACCGCACAGTAGTGGCCTTGAAAACGAACATGAGCCTGTGCTATCCGAAGTACCCCAGCAAGGAGCACGAGGCCTTCCATCTAATCTTCGAGGCCCTCACGGGCTTCCTGCTGCCCTTCCTGGCTGTGGTGGCCAGCTACTCCGACATAGGGCGTCGGCTGCAGGCCCGGCGCTTCCGCCGCAGCCGCCGCACTGGTCGCCTGGTGGTGCTCATCATCCTGGCCTTCGCCGCCTTCTGGCTGCCCTACCACGTGGTGAACCTGGCCGAGGCTGCCCGTGCGCTGGCCGGCCAGGCCTCCGGGTCGGGGCTCGTGGGGCAGCGGCTGAAACTGGCCCGCAGCGTACTCATCGCGCTCGCCTTCCTGAGCAGCAGCGTGAACCCCGTGCTGTACGCGTGCGCCGGCGGCGGCCTGCTACGCTCCGCGGGCGTGGGCTTCGTCGCCAAGCTGCTGGAGGGCACGGGCTCCGAGGCGTCCAGCACCCGCCGCGGGGGCAGCCTGGGCCAGACCGTGAGGGGCGGCCCCGCCGCTCAGGAGCCCGGTCCTTCCGAGAGCCTCACTGCTTCCAGCCCTCTGGAGTTAAACGAACTGAACTAG